The window CGAGATTATAGCACTTGCTAACTTTTTACCAACGTGTATACAATGTTGTGCACAATTATGGACGGTACACTCTGAACCTAGTTCTCCCGACTTATATATAGTGAACCACAAAATCTTGCACTCACTACAAGAATCCATAATTTTCATGGCGACCAACTAATTTCTTTGGCGGCCAAAAAAAACAGCCGGCgagtttaaatatatttttggcgGTTTCAAGAGTTCATAATCTTCTTAATTTGCTTAGCAGTCCGACCACCAATAAGACATTTCCTTATGGTTAGTCGCCAAGAAATCTTAATATCGTTGACTTTCTAGACTTAGCAGTGTTTACTTGACGGTAGGCTAATGGAATAATTAACCTTGACGGTTTCTTGACCGCTAAGAAAATTATGGATTCTTGTAATGTTTGTAAACTTCCTAATTAACCAAGGGCAAGATACATAATTCAAGACATGACCAAAATGCAGGGCAAATTCGCTTTTGATCTGCATTATATTTGAAATCAATACATAATTTGGCATAGATGGATCAATACGTACGGTTCCAAACATTTCTTCGACGACGAACGTTTGTGATGGCGTGCATGCACGAGAACGGGAAAGCAGTAATTAATTGGAGATCTAGTTAATAATAAGAGTGATTAAAGAGCGTTTTATTGCGTTGTCCCCATATTTGTCCTTTCATCAACTTTAGAACAAACATAGCAGAGCAAGTATGGTACTACAGTACTCAACGGTAGCTAGAAAGCTGCTAGTGGGTACTGTAGTACCAACGCACAGCTGCACTTATCCTACTTACTTCCCCTTTCTATTTCCTTCACCaaaccatatatatactttGATGTTCAGATCTTAGCACGGCCAACAGACTAATAACGGCAAGAAGTTATTTTAGGAGTAATTAAGCTAAGAGATTAATTCCTAATGTAAAGTTGGGAAGCATCCAACCACTCGATCAGCCTcattgcttatgcttatcatccAGAATTTGAATTTCCAACCTTAATTTaagttgatttaaaaaaaaatttaccgtagtttatttttcagttttttgcttttagatcgttaagaacacgtatataaaagttgtattcacaaattatttttcatttgtaaatatgtCGTTTCGTTTTTTCCTCCGTCATCTGAAACGATGGGGTTGGATGTCCCTCGATCAGGTTCCAAGCTAATGAAATCAGTTTCCTAGCATTAGCTACTAGGTTTCATTTTGAGTGCCAGCatgtagtagtatttttttttccaaagctACTTGGCAGACCTTTTGCTTAAAAGACAAGACATTTTAGGTAGCTAGCTGCTCATAAAACCTCCTCTAAAGGATCCCTTGGAATGTAAAAATTTTATAGGGTGTTCAAGGAATCTTCCTTAAAAAATCTTTCAtttaagggcttgtttggtttaaaGGAAAGTAAAGGATTTGATTTCTTAAGAATTAATTCCTATGAGCTTGATTCAATTTGTAGGAATGAAGTATAGGAAAACCCAAGAAAATTTTTCTTTCCTACAAGTTGTAGATAATAATTAAACGTAGGAAATTTTCCATTCACtcaaatcttttaaaaaaattcctatgaagTGCATGCATTTATATTCCTTCATTTTTTTGTTCTATTCCTATGggttaaaattcctccaaaccGAACAAAAGCCGAAAGCTAAATGTGACTTATATAATCCTAAAACAAAACGTTCTCCCAAGCACCACCCATTTACTCTACATGTCCGCCCTTTCTTACAGCCCCCGCTTCATTGCAAACTACAGTAACCCTCTCTATATATCCACCACCCTCCTATGCCACATAAGTTCTAACATCTTGCTTTTTAATCTACTACTCCCTTTGTTCCACATTGTAAggtgttttagtttttttcaaagtaaaaaatataaattagacCAAGTTTTTAGGAAAATAATAAACACCTATAGTGCCAAATAAATACACTATCAAGATATATTTCATGGTCAATTTTTAATAATCTAATTTGATGTAATATGTGTTGGTGTACTTTCCTATAAGATTGGTCGAATTAGGACAAAACTAAAACACCTTACCCTacaatggagggagtaatagtaaCAGTTAAGGAGAAGCATGATGCAAGAAAAATGCTGAGACTGAAATTGTAAAGCAAAGAGTGTACGCCATATCACCATACGTAGAGTTGCAGAGTACTTGTGCCGCAGATGGTGACAAATGTATCATCATGATCATAGTCATCGATTGACGAGGTCCACACCAGTTCATCAGACACCTGGTATAGCAGACCAGAGAGCAAGATACACCGGCCGGCCAGCTTCCGATATCCCGCTAAGGTCCAGAATTTTGCCGGGAATAATTCATGGAACGATCATGATCGATAATATATTTCTATCTTGcaaaaaaatatacaaaaaaaatgttagaaacaagataaagaaaaatgaaaaatggcACATGAACACAAGACGTATCTCAGGTACAGAGAAAACTAGAGATAAAATCGCTTGACAAGCTTCAAATGATCAAGTgaggcctgtttagatcccacgtCAAATTATTTCAccatatcacatcgaacgtttgaacacctacatgaagaattaaatataggctaaaaataactaattgcacagattgtgactgaattgcgagacgaatattttaagcctaattgcaccatgatttgataatgtggtgctacagtaattcgtctcgcagtttactgacggattctgtaattagtttttttattagtgcccgaacacccatGTGACACCTtatataatatctgatgtgacacgccaaaactttacagcaccccctgaatctaaacacccccttacatTATTACTAGTACATGATCATATTTCTGACTCTGTACTTTTGCTTTAAGTGGTTTGCAGGAGGAAAAGTACTACAGAGTGTCAGAAGAAGATATGAGACAGAAGCTTCTTATCCAGTAAGAACTCTGGCACAGATGTCTGTGGAGCCAAAACAGTAAAACCAATGCTGCACTGTACATACCTGTTCCTCTCATTAATTAATCAGTCGACAGGGGCAACGAACTTCCATCAATCTGAATCACTTTTACAGAACACATCTGTAGCAGCAAAGGACAGTTGATTAGTGAAATATGACGAGCCGCCAATTATTGCAGGCAGACTGTTCAGATACTTCAATGTTGATACGGTGTACGAAGTACTCTTGCCATGAAATGGGACTGCAAGCCTGTAAATAGATCAAAGGTCATAGTCAGGAACACCTCATATCCGTAGAAATACAGAATCCAGGCTGGATCATGTCCATTACAAATTACATACTAGAATTTTCGGACTTACATAAAGGAGTGACATGCATACAGAGAGCATAATTCCTCAAATGTGCGAAGAGagcaaaaaaagaaacagaCCACACCTCAAACTTATTACAGTTTATACGTTACACAAATACTTCAATGGCAAACAAGATGCGTGAAACAACATGTAGCTGCCAAACAGAAAAGGTAACAAATATGTTGGGATAGCCACAAAAAGGTGAACTTGCAGACTATACGAAGCACAAGAATTCAGTTATTTGATCAATGAAAGATTATAGGCACAAAGAGTAGAGTGTTACTCTTTGCTCCTACTTCATCTTCCTGATGTCTGCTACTTctgaataaaatatattatcatGTTCTGCACCCAGTAAGGAGTTACTTCTAACTGTATCATGAAGAAATATAAACGTGtcagaaaatattaaaaaatataaatgattcACCAGCTAAGAGCGTCGAGCAACACTCAGCAGTGAGCACACACCATCATCATAACCAGGCTGTGTACATGGAGCTACCTTAGACAAGCTTAAATGCCAACCAACTCCAAGCAGTCCCAGATCAAAAAGCTCATGACAACGGAAaacttgaaaaagaaaaaaaaaactttacaaGTCTTAACCAAAAAAACTCTAaatttacacacacacacacacacacactaaagGCAACACATTCTTACACATTTCAAACTCCAGTTCTATAGCGCAAAACAAGACTTGAGTGTTGAAATATGAAGAAAGTTTCCCAATAAGACGAGAGAAAACTGAACACGTCATCACAAATAAAGCACGAGATATTCCCAAACGCAGTTTGCAGCATAAGTCTTGCCATATGAGACGCCTAGTTAAGAACAACGTCCATGCATCCACTGGCACTCAAAGCTCATGACTGGACCATATCCACACCCCACCATAGCTGTGGAAGAATTATGGCCATGGAGTTGATCTGACACAAATGCACAATTGCTTTGCAGAACAACTAGCCTAGCTTATACTAATGCTCTAGGAGCTAATGTGCTAATGTGAATCAACCCGGGGTTGCCCCACAATTAATGTGGCTACCATGGGCGTAGGTGAGAGTGTTAATTACCAATGTCCTAGCAGAGAAGGTGGTTATGCTAATACCCGCACAGTTCACCGACAGCCCCCACTGCGGGCCTTGTGGACTGGACCACCTTCACCTTCAGTTGCCCCTCCCCTGAATTCTCTCTTCACctctactacctctgtcccgaaataactttatttttcacCTATCCCGTACATACCAATACAAAGACAAAAATACCATAATGTCCTCTATTTTAACAAATCACAATGCAATTTTACCCCACTTTAACAAACTCCAATGCATTTGTCTCCCACTTCCATAGATTCAATATAATGATTTACTTAAAAGATAAAagttattttgagacaaataaGATGGTAAAAAATGAagttattttgggatagagggaagTATCTCCAGTCCTGCCTTACTTTTATCCCTTGGCACACACCTGCTAGTTGCTACTGCTTGTGAACCCAGCCCTTGGTGATGTTCAGTGAAAACTAGGCCAAACACAATCTCTTTGATTCTCTCTTTCTATCTCTGTATCTCTGATACGTACTATTTGACCACCTATACGTCTCACCACATTTAACGCGGCACTGTAGACGCAAGTACAGGCCGCAGCAGTTTATATTCACTCAAACAAGTGCTTTCCTCCTCCCCCACACCTCCTCCGTTCAGTTCAGAGGCGCCTAGCAATAGCAGCTCATTGCCTCATCTCTGCCTCCCCTGTCCTTCTGGGGGCAGAGAATCTCTCCACTGCTGGAAAAATGGTACAGCCAAAGAAGAAGTTTCGTGGAGTCAGGCAGCGGCACTGGGGCTCCTGGGTCTCTGAGATCAGACACCCCCTCCTGTAAGCTCTTCTATCAACATCCCTCTAATTTTCTGCTAATAATGTTATGTTTTGATGTGTCTAATACTCTAATCTAATAAGTAATAAGTCTCAATGCATATGGTGTTTGCAACTAATGCAGTAAAAGGAGGGTGTGGCTGGGCACCTTTGAGACGGCCGAGGAGGCTGCGCGAGCCTACGATGAGGCTGCTGTGCTGATGAGTGGCCGCAACGCCAAGACCAACTTCCCCGTGCAGAGGAACTCCACCGGTGATCTCGCCACGGCCGCAGACCAGGACGCCCGTAGCAATGGCGGTAGCAGGAACTCCTCCGCGGGCAACCTGTCACAGATTCTCAGTGCTAAGCTCCGCAAGTGCTGCAAGGCGCCATCTCCGTCCTTAACCTGCCTCCGCCTCGACCCCGAGAAGTCCCACATTGGCGTGTGGCAAAAGCGCGCAGGGGCCCGTGCTGACTCCAACTGGGTGATGACGGTGGAGCTCAACAAAGAGGTAGAACCAACTGAACCTGCAGCTCAGCCCACATCAACAGCAACAGCTTCGCAAGTGACAATGGATGATGAGGAAAAGATTGCGCTGCAAATGATCGAGGAGTTGCTGAGCAGGAGCAGTCCAGCTTCACCCTCacatggagagggagagggtagCTTTGTCATCTGAAAGGCTTGGATGAAACGACGGCATAACGAAGTCACCACTCTAGACCATGGTTCCAGAATTTCCTGCTGGTACACAGGCAGTTCAGATTACTTCAGTACAATAGAAAATATCTATTACTTCAGACAAGTAACAAGACATATAAGTTTGCAACTATGTGTAGCTATATGTGTTTATGAAAAGCTATATATACGCAGTCTCCATCAACATACTTTGTTACACATCAATGTCAGTTATATAGTTTCTCATAAAGGAAATAAATAGATTGTTATTCTGTGTTAGTGTCCATCTTTTGTTCAGATGCCAATGTTGGACTCTGTCAACAAATCTCAAGAATATGATGAAGGTGATATTTGTGAAAAAGACCCGCTTTAAACGACATAATGATTCAAAAGGACCATGgacttttttatataacaaaatatatatgagaAGAAAACACCAATTGCTTTTGTGTATTTATGCCAGCTATATATGCATTTATTGTGAGAAAATACAATTATAAAGCAAATAAGACAAAATAAAAGCAGCTAAAGTGATATAAATGAACACACAGTCCTTCCATTGTCTCAACTAGCATGTCACTTTTTATCAACCAGTAAATGAGTAATTCTAGCCTTTCTAGGCTCTATGAACTTAGATAAATGAATGAAATTCAGTGAGGACAATTAGATGCAAATTAGTTTGCTAAAAGTAAGTCATCTATATTCGATGCTTGGGTCTCTGGTGATACCATTCCATATGCATATCAAGGGCAACACATTCTGAATGACAATGTACCATTCTGCATTACCATAACAGAAATGAGGAAAGATTTCTTTTCCGATACTTCTTTATGCCAATCTTGTGTCCATGTGTTGATATATAATAACATGACCAACATCATGTAACCATCAAATGCTAAACTAAGGGTGTGAACTATGGACTAAATGCATGGACCATCAACAGATTATTTGAGTACAGGTGTACAGCAAACACCTCAAAGGCCTTTAAGTTGTATTTCCCCTCATTCAATAAGGAAATGCAACATGAATGATATCCATGTTAGGCTGCCATCAAGATAATCGAAACATTTGCCTTCAGACAAGGAGCATCTGGTATTAGCCTTGAAATGATAATTATGACATAGACCAAAAGAAAAGGGCAGCTCAAGGCCTCAAGCTCATGTCATTTATGTGCTAAAAAGACAGACATCTAAGAAGCTGAGTCAGTGAAACTAGATTACATACTGGTTAGTGGTTATCATCCCCATTCAGTACTTTGGTAGTTAAGAGCCATTCGGCAATCATTGGCAACTACAAGAAAATACTGAAACGGGTGAACCTTAATATTAATGGTCTGGGATTTTCAGTTGGGATTCTAACTCAAACACTAGCAAGTAAAAGAAAagttcatatatactacatacgTATAGATATTGAAACAGCAAACGATAAGTATAAAGATAGACAATGAGTAATGAAGAGCAAGGTCCCCtacatttcttttctttccaagCTTCAGAGCAAGAACACATATGAACgacaaaagaaacaagtatCAGCACTGTAATTGAGGTTTACAGGTTGGGGGAGCATATCCTAtacacacaggccctcgcgtgtacacaccgtgtacaccaactaaaaattatcacaaaaaattctaggaaaattcatacatgtactttcaatagtattacatctatgtgcaaagtcgcatcttcaaattcattctacatagagaataaaaaaaagataaaattctgacaaaattgcaaccttaaaactgtcagattttttgttttttttgttacggctaaaatataatgaatttgacgttaagattttaaccctaggtgtaatacaattgaaagtatgtgtatgattttttctagattttttggtgatattttttagttggtgtgcacgtgtgtacacgtgagggcctgtgtgcataggatatgttgcctacAGGTTGGTGCAAGGCATGCAGTCAATGCATAAGGGCCCAATTCAGTTAGTTGATCAAGCCTAATGTACGACtgtataaaaaaaacagaaataatAAACATAGAAGGAAACTAGCTGCCAACCATAGCTGCTTCACAACAAGTACTAGTGAACAAATGGCATTACATTCATTGTACATAACATGACAAAATAGAATTTGAGTAAAGACCTATATGTCTATGAAATATAGCAAACTTATTGAATTTGGTTTCTTATATTACTTAGGTTGCTCCTTTTTTATCATCACCTCTCTATACCAAATGGAAACTTTTTAACTTGTGTCTGACTGACTCTTGTGCTCTCCCATTTACCCTTAATCATAAATCCATGTTTTATACCGGTTCTGTTTGATGACCTCATTTCATTCGGTAGGCAGTTATTTATGCATTGATAATTTTCAAAAGCTTCTATAATTACTGCCACTGTTTCAAATCTCAGACATATTTGTTGCAACAACCAAAATTTGTAAACCTATTTCTTCAGCCAGTGCAGGTAACATTATTTGCCTTATTTCTAAGTCATTGTTCTATGCTCTGACTAGCAGTGTATTGTCTATGCATAATTCTAGCATCAAGATTTAGAAGTGAGATGAACACCCAAAATTTTCCACTAATCTGCGGTCAATATTTTTTCTGGTACCACATTAGCTGGTCAATGAACTTCCATATTGCGAAAGGATgcaataaatttgtctcgcctAATAGCTGTTATGGACTTCTGGTCCCCAACATTAACTCCATCCTTTGCTTCAATCCTATTCAAATCAATCAGTGATATCATCTTAATTAAGATAGTAAAGCATACAGTGTTAAGTTACTTGCTCTGTAGCAGTGATAATAGTTATATAATGGATCTACCTGAAAAGATTCAAATAAGCTGACAAATCAAATCACATTTAAAATAAATCATGTTCTAGTTGAAGTATGCTAGAATACAGTTTGCAGCACCAGCAGGTATTGAATTAATTGACAGAATATGTTATAAGTTGTAATGGCTGTAAAGAATCATATTAAAAGAAATACTGTGCACAGCCTtggtaaattagaaaaaaaagcacCTGACAGCAGTTCCCAAGTCCACAAGACCACAACCCATCAGACCAGGCTCCCCAAATCATGAACTTGGTGTAAAGGAGCAAAGAGAAAGCTATGCAAAGCCTGCAACCAAGCCAATGTTGTCAATGCAGCACAACTGTGGCATAGATAGATGACAGCAGTGTGGAACTGTGGATTCTCATGACAGGTTAAGTAGTAATCAGAGTGATTAGCAGGGAGAAGGGTGGAGGCTGCAGGGTGGTGGTCAGATGAAGTTAGGCAggtgcaaaccatgtggtagTGGTGCATACAAAGATGGGCTGTGGCAACCATCAGCTCCAATGGCAAAATTTCAGCCGATTCAACGGGGGGCTATACATAGCAAATCAATACATGATCCTTCGTGCTGCTACTTAGTCTAAATGCAGGGGTGGCCATGGCCAATGTTGTCCTCTCTAATTCTCCGCCTCTTGTCAGTATATTGAGATTGATATAGGGTTTCCACAGCCCAAAATCTAGGATTACCAACATCAGAGAGTTAGCCACCATCAACACAGCTTACTAGGACCTCATGTCCCATGCTCAGTGTGTCCTCAACAATGCTTGATCGCCACAGGCAGAGCAAGCGTCAAAACTCCATCTCCATATCTGCACATCATGCTACCTTTCCTGCCAGGGCAAACCAGGCGAGTTGAGTGACAATACCACCAGTGTCAGCTTCACTAGATCTGTTGCTAGTGCCACCTTGCCAGACTCAAACCTTAGCCTGCCACATGATTTGGGGGAGGATGTTCTGTGTGAATGTGGGTTGAGGAGGGGGAGACAGATCTTCACAACTTAGTAAGGCTGTGGGCAGGGTTTCTGAAATTTTACATTGAAGTTGGAGAGGAGTAAGCCATCTAGACTTGTGCTGTTCTCCCACAATTGTGCAGCTCACAAGGGATAATTCCATGATTAATCCTAAGTGCCCTACATGATAGTTGCATGTGATATGTTGCTTTTCATATGGGTAGCATGCTTGCGCTTATAACAATCACAACATGCTCCCCACGCATACATCAAATATGCAAGAAGCAAACagcaaataatatttttaaaaaactggAAATTTTCCACAAGGGTTTGAATCAAATGTGAAAAAAAGTCTAGCTAGATTAATCACCTATCCAACATTACGATAGGCACGAGCCGACCCACAAGTCCTCCTTGACCCACTCTAGTTCAACTAAATGAACTAAAATATCATGGATCAGCCTGCGCTCATCCCTATCCAGCAAGTTAAACTGCCATATTTAACACAGCATTCTTTGGTCAGCAACAAGCTCCAGACAGCTTATCAACCTAATCTATACCTTTGGTATGAGTACCACTACCACTAAAGTCTAGGATCCAACCTGCCTCATTCAATAGGGTTCAGTAGTATAATAATGTGGCCCCAGACTTCTGGTATTGTTCAAACTTTGCTAATTATATGTGCAATTAAATTGTTTATTGATGCTTGATTTATCTATATAATGAGATATTTATTGCCCATACTTCTCTTTGGAATTGAATTATTGAACACAAGTAATATTGAACCTGAACAGAATAATCAATACTTAAGGAGCTTTCAATAATTTTTCCAATTCAGTGGAGTCTTCCTTCATTCAAGTTATCAAATGCACTCACTTCCCATTGTTGCTCCAGGACCTTAAATATTAAGACTTCATTTTCAACCCTACTGGACATTTGTCTAGCTGAGTTTGGCGGCAGAAGAATTTATGGGAGATAGTATTCTGCGAGTATATGAGGAAGACGACACCAAAGTTAATTGGCGTTTGACATTAAATTTGCTACTAGAGATTATTTGGAGGGTGGCTAAACTACTCATAAAAGCAGTTAAAACCCCAGCAGAAAAAATTACATAGAATGCTGGAGAACTCTTTATTTAGTAGGTGAAGACATCTGTGCAAATGTAGCATTTAACTTGGCAAATGACCCAGTAAAAAATGATTCAAATGAAAGCATAGAAAGTAAAATACGTGAACCAGAGCCTGAAAGCCATAATGTAAGAATGAACAGTGCAATCAAAGGATATGCAAGCAAATCCATTGGACAGAGCCTTTTTAACTTACAATTTGCTGACATTTACATGTGCCATAGATTCTTTTACATTTGCCACGTACGCTGATTTCATGACTTCATGTACTTGCCCTGAGAAATCGTGTTGGCTCAGGAAAAGCCTGGAAATTTGACAAGATTGAATTCTAGACATATCCAACTTATCCACCAGAGATGATAAGATGCATTTGCATTCCCATGAAGATAAAAACATAGCTAACATTCCAGGTAGGCATACAATTTTTCCATCCTTAAGAAAGATTGACCGCCACTCTGATATTTACCCTGGTCAAGAATGTCACCTAGACTTCAGCTTTCTCTTCTTACCACCACCAAGGGGTATACCGGTTGTGTATTTTGAATTTGCAAGTTCCCTGGGAATTGGAGCACCTGCAGTCTTCAGAATCTGAACAAGCTCTCTGAAAAGATTCCTGTCCTCCTCATTAACAAAGACAATAGCCATACCCTCCACACCCATTCGAGATGCTCTTCCAACTTGGTGAACATATTCATCAATGGAATTTGGCATGTCAAATAATATCACCTGACGAACTTTCAGGAGATCCATTCCACGTCCCAATACCCCAGTACAAACAACAACAGACACTTCTCCTGTGAGAAACCTTCTCAAgctttctcttctctcattcATT of the Oryza sativa Japonica Group chromosome 2, ASM3414082v1 genome contains:
- the LOC4328653 gene encoding ethylene-responsive transcription factor WIN1, with the protein product MVQPKKKFRGVRQRHWGSWVSEIRHPLLKRRVWLGTFETAEEAARAYDEAAVLMSGRNAKTNFPVQRNSTGDLATAADQDARSNGGSRNSSAGNLSQILSAKLRKCCKAPSPSLTCLRLDPEKSHIGVWQKRAGARADSNWVMTVELNKEVEPTEPAAQPTSTATASQVTMDDEEKIALQMIEELLSRSSPASPSHGEGEGSFVI